The Mycobacterium paragordonae genome includes a region encoding these proteins:
- a CDS encoding M42 family metallopeptidase, protein MSYRRAELDQDLLQELLWTYGPCGQEDAVRDVCRRELEPVVDHSWTDEAGNLIGLIRGSNGNGDAAAIRILAHMDELSMLVKRVEPDGSLHMTQLGTMYPGNFGLGPVAILGLRETLIGVLTVGSEHTTKESERIWQTKPDQGDRALDWTHVYVFTGRTPEELAAAGVRPGTRACVERSKRTLLEFGNFVGSYFLDDRAPVTALLHAARLLREREIRPPHDVYLVFSTNEEVGGVGGSYAAGNLPGDITLALEVGPAEKEYATTCAGGPMVAYSDAECLYDKGLADRLMDIADELGLSPQPAVLGAFESDASHAKAGGLSPRGALLCLPTLSTHGYEVITRRAIPEMADIVTEFMLRPSTAS, encoded by the coding sequence GTGAGCTACCGCCGCGCCGAATTGGACCAAGACCTCTTGCAGGAGCTGCTGTGGACCTACGGTCCCTGCGGACAGGAGGACGCCGTACGAGACGTCTGCCGACGGGAGTTGGAGCCCGTAGTGGACCACAGCTGGACCGATGAAGCGGGCAACCTCATCGGACTCATCCGCGGCAGCAACGGCAACGGTGACGCAGCGGCGATTCGCATCCTGGCGCACATGGACGAACTCTCCATGTTGGTCAAGCGGGTGGAGCCGGACGGTTCGCTGCACATGACGCAGTTGGGAACCATGTACCCAGGCAATTTCGGGCTCGGTCCGGTGGCAATTCTCGGTCTTCGGGAGACCCTCATCGGAGTTCTGACCGTCGGTTCCGAGCACACCACGAAGGAAAGCGAGCGGATCTGGCAGACCAAGCCGGATCAAGGCGACCGGGCGCTGGATTGGACGCACGTCTATGTCTTCACCGGCCGCACACCGGAGGAGTTGGCCGCCGCCGGAGTGCGACCCGGTACCCGCGCATGTGTCGAGCGCAGCAAGCGGACGCTGCTGGAATTCGGTAATTTTGTCGGCTCGTACTTTCTGGACGACCGCGCCCCGGTGACCGCCCTGCTGCACGCGGCTCGGCTGTTGCGCGAGCGTGAGATTCGGCCACCCCATGACGTCTACCTGGTGTTCAGCACGAACGAGGAGGTCGGTGGGGTGGGTGGGTCATATGCCGCCGGTAATCTCCCGGGCGATATCACCCTCGCCCTCGAGGTGGGTCCCGCCGAAAAGGAGTACGCAACCACATGTGCGGGCGGGCCGATGGTCGCCTACAGCGACGCAGAATGCCTCTACGACAAGGGCCTTGCTGACCGGCTGATGGACATCGCGGACGAACTGGGCCTCTCCCCGCAGCCGGCCGTTCTGGGTGCCTTCGAGTCTGACGCGTCGCATGCAAAGGCTGGCGGACTTTCCCCGCGCGGGGCACTACTCTGTCTGCCAACCCTGAGCACTCACGGGTATGAGGTGATCACGCGCCGGGCGATTCCTGAGATGGCCGACATCGTCACGGAATTCATGCTGCGGCCGTCGACCGCCAGCTGA
- a CDS encoding SDR family NAD(P)-dependent oxidoreductase — protein MTFAAKYGPWALVAGASDGLGAAFATGLAERGVNVVLLARRHEALRAVAESINSTTSAQTRTLAVDLAQSDAAAVIAEATADLDIGFLVYCAGADPNFRPFLSSPVQAAETMVQRNCMVPVQLCHHFAAPMVERGRGGIVVFGSGAGFAGGPNMVAYAASKAFDMVFAEALWAELHDKGVDVLGLILGKTDTPALRELEYSRGQIASLDEVPPGAVAVDDVIAEAFENLTSGPTWVVGEELRGAMQMLGSLPRKQAVELISAASASAMGSD, from the coding sequence GTGACATTCGCCGCGAAGTACGGACCCTGGGCGCTGGTAGCCGGCGCCTCCGACGGTCTGGGTGCCGCCTTCGCCACCGGGCTCGCCGAGCGGGGCGTCAACGTCGTGCTGCTCGCCCGCCGGCACGAGGCGCTGAGAGCCGTTGCCGAATCGATCAATTCGACGACCTCCGCCCAAACCCGGACCCTGGCGGTCGATCTCGCACAATCAGACGCGGCGGCCGTCATCGCCGAGGCCACCGCCGACCTGGACATCGGATTTCTCGTCTATTGCGCGGGGGCGGACCCGAATTTCAGGCCCTTTCTGTCCAGTCCGGTGCAGGCCGCCGAAACGATGGTGCAACGCAACTGCATGGTGCCGGTGCAGTTGTGCCACCACTTCGCCGCGCCCATGGTCGAGCGCGGACGCGGCGGCATCGTCGTCTTCGGCTCCGGCGCGGGGTTCGCCGGTGGGCCCAACATGGTGGCGTACGCGGCTTCCAAGGCTTTTGACATGGTCTTCGCCGAAGCGTTGTGGGCCGAGTTGCACGACAAGGGCGTCGATGTCCTGGGCCTCATCCTCGGCAAGACGGACACGCCCGCACTGCGCGAGCTCGAGTACAGCCGCGGCCAGATCGCTTCGCTCGATGAGGTGCCGCCCGGAGCGGTCGCCGTCGACGACGTCATCGCCGAGGCTTTCGAGAACCTGACCAGCGGACCGACCTGGGTTGTGGGGGAAGAGTTGCGCGGTGCCATGCAGATGCTCGGCTCGCTCCCGCGCAAGCAGGCGGTCGAACTCATCAGCGCGGCCAGCGCCTCGGCGATGGGCTCGGACTAA
- a CDS encoding nuclear transport factor 2 family protein: MTEREDRQDICELLVRYATGIDRRDWPLFRTVFTDDCELDYGEIGSWSGVDAVTDFMEKVHAMAGHTLHRLSNQAVDVDGDKAVARTYVDALIMAADNQTGVNGIGFYDDEIVRTSAGWRIARRRFTAVRVSTVG; this comes from the coding sequence ATGACGGAACGCGAAGACAGGCAGGATATCTGCGAGCTGTTGGTTCGGTACGCCACCGGGATAGACCGGCGCGACTGGCCGTTGTTCCGCACCGTCTTCACCGATGACTGCGAGCTCGACTATGGCGAGATCGGTTCGTGGAGCGGTGTCGACGCCGTCACCGACTTCATGGAAAAGGTGCACGCGATGGCCGGGCACACCCTGCATCGGTTGAGCAATCAGGCTGTCGACGTTGATGGTGACAAGGCGGTGGCCCGTACCTATGTCGACGCCCTGATCATGGCCGCCGACAACCAGACCGGCGTCAACGGGATCGGTTTCTACGACGACGAAATCGTGCGCACGTCCGCAGGATGGCGGATCGCCCGGCGGCGGTTCACCGCGGTGCGAGTCAGCACGGTCGGCTAG